From Rhinatrema bivittatum chromosome 5, aRhiBiv1.1, whole genome shotgun sequence, the proteins below share one genomic window:
- the LOC115091776 gene encoding gastrula zinc finger protein XlCGF26.1-like, which yields MPAGAAAQVPVTFEDIALYFSQEEWQCLEEGQKELYKEVMKENYETLSSLGSLTVTPDIISYIERGEEPYIRDEPGSEEGEGGESSCSGNEGPRNSNPERQHWELTVDLKAKKSLSVQQREDVSSCADWGKNCISEKKQKTGNSVTNCNVCEESACNITGTREEQRNQRTEQRCACDACEIHLRDPVTLESQQRPRTEERPSTSTDHGKTFSRKGELQEEEKTHIGECRNGFSKKGAPVQHYKIHTGDRAFPCTECDKSFITKSSLTSHQKIHTGDTTFACMQNTKSFNRKTSLTNQIKIQIGERTFKCTHCSKTFKWKTALQNHQRIHIGEKRFKCTECSKSFNWKTSLTNHQKIHTGERLFSCSECSKSFNLKTYLSNHHKIHTGERPFSCMECGKSFNQKTSLTNHQRIHTGERPFSCTECRRNFNRKISLINHQKIHTGERAFSCMECGISFHQKISLTNHQRIHTGERPFSCTECNRSFNRKAHLTSHQKIHTGERPFKCTECSKSFKWKADLQKHQRIHTGERPFSCAECSKTFNQKTNLRIHQKIHTGKGF from the exons ATGCCTGCAGGAGCtgctgctcag gtgccagTGACTTTTGAGGACATCGCcctctatttctcccaggaggagtggcagtgtttagaagaagggcagaaggagctgtacaaggaggtgatgaaggagaattatgagaccctgagcTCGCTGG GCTCTCTGACTGTCACCCCGGATATTATATCCTACATTGAGCGAGGGGAAGAACCGTACATCAGGGATGAGCCGGgatcagaggaaggagaaggaggagaaagcaGCTGCTCAG GAAATGAGGGTCCCAGAAACAGTAATCCAGAGAGACAGCACTGGGAGCTCACAGTGGATCTGAAAGCAAAGAAAAGTCTATCAGTGCAACAAAGAGAAGATGTTTCTTCATGTGCTGACTGGGGAAAAAattgcatctcagaaaagaagcaaaaaacagGAAACTCGGTCACAAACTGTAATGTGTGTGAGGAAAGTGCCTGTAATATCACAGGTACAAGGGAAGAGCAGAGAAACCAGAGAACAGAACAAAGATGTGCCTGTGATGCATGTGAGATTCACCTCAGGGATCCTGTAACTCTGGAATCACAACAGAGACCACGCACTGAGGAGAGACCGTCTACATCTACAGACCATGGGAAAACCTTCAGTCGGAAGGGAGAGCTACAGGAAGAAGAGAAAACACACATTGGAGAATGCAGGAATGGTTTCAGTAAGAAAGGAGCTCCTGTCCAACATTATAAAATCCATACAGGAGACAGAGCATttccatgtactgaatgtgataaaagtttcattACAAAATCAAGCCTAACatctcaccagaaaatccacacaggggacACAACATTTGCATGTATGCAGAATACTAAAAGCTTTAATCGGAAGACCAGCCtcacaaatcaaatcaaaattcagaTTGGGGAGAGAACATTTAAATGCACTCACTGTAGTAAAACCTTCAAATGGAAGACAGCCCTCCAAAATCACCAGAGAATTCACATAGGGGAGAAACGATTTAAATGCACTGAGTGTAGTAAGAGCTTTAATTGGAAGACAAGTCTCACAAATCACCAGAAAATCCATACAGGGGAGAGACTATTTTCATGCAGTGAGTGTAGTAAAAGCTTTAATCTGAAGACATATCTCTCAAATCACCAtaaaatccacactggagagagaccattttcatgtatggaatgtggtaaaagcttcaatcAGAAGACAAGCCTTACAAATCATCAGAGAATACACACAggggagagaccattttcatgtacaGAGTGTAGAAGAAATTTTAATCGGAAAATAAGCCTCATaaaccaccagaaaatccacactggggAGAGAGCATTTTCATGTATGGAATGTGGTATAAGCTTCCATCAGAAGATTAGCCTCACCaatcaccagagaatccacacaggggagagaccattttcatgtacaGAGTGCAATAGAAGTTTTAATCGGAAGGCGCATCTCACAAGtcatcagaaaatccacactggggAGAGACCATTTAAATGCACTGAGTGTAGTAAAAGCTTCAAGTGGAAGGCGGACCTCCAAaagcaccagagaatccacacaggggagaggCCTTTTTCATGTGCTGAGTGTAGTAAAACCTTCAATCAAAAGACAAATCTCAGAATTCACCAGAAAATACACACAGGGAAGGGATTTTAA